In Pelomicrobium methylotrophicum, the DNA window CGCCCGCGCGTGGAATGCTGCTCGTCGCGGGTGACGCGGTAGGACGGGCACATGAGGCCGGCATCGAATTTGCGGCAATGACCGTTGTTGTTGCACATCTCCACCGCCTGCGCGAACCCGCCGCCGGGGCCGAGGCGCTCCCCCGCCTCATGCTCGGACCAGTCCAGGACGGTCTCAAGCGGGATCGTGCGATAGCCGGGCTTGTAGCGAAAGAGCGTGCGGTCGTCCATCGGGGGCGGGTGCACGATCTTGCCGGGGTTCATGAGGCCGCGCGGGTCGAAGGCGCGCTTCAATGCCTCGAACGCGCGGGTCAGTCTCGGCCCGTAGACGGGCTCGATCCACTCCGAGCGCACCAGCCCGTCGCCGTGCTCGCCGGAGTAAGAGCCCTTGTATTCCTTGACCAGCGCGCAGGCTTCCTCGGCGATGGCCCGCATCTTGCGGGCGCCCTCCTCGCTCTTCATGTTGAGCACCGGCCGCACGTGGAGGCAGCCGACCGAGGCGTGGGCGTACCAGGTGCCGCGGGTGCCGTGCTTTTCGAACACGCGGGTCAGGCGCTCGGTATAGTCGGCCAAGTGCTCGAGCGGCACCGCGCAGTCCTCGATGAAAGAGACGGGTTTGCCGTCGCCTTTCATCGACATCATGATGTTGAGGCCGGCTTTTCGCACCTCCCACACGTCCTTCTGCAGCCGCGCCTCAGTGACTTCCACCACGGCGCCGGGGAAACCGAGGTCGGCCAGGAGCTCGGCGAGCTGCCGCAGTCTTGCAAGCTGCTCGGCGCGGTCTTCGCCCGCGAACTCCACCAGTAGGATCGCCTCCGGCTCGCCGCGGATGAACTGCTTGACCGTGTCGCGGAACTGGGCCATCTCGCGCGCAAGCTCGATCATGGTGCGGTCCACCAGCTCCACCGCCGCGGGCTCGAGCTTCACGATGTGCTGAGTGGCCTCCATCGCCTTGTAGAAGCTCGCGAAGTGGACCACCCCCAGGGTCTTGTGGGGTGGCAGGGAAGCGAGCTTGAGCTTTAGCCGCTGGAAGTAGGCGAGCGTTCCTTCCGAGCCCACCAGCAGATGGGCCATGTTGAAGGGGCCCTCGTCGGCGGCCATGTCCAGGTTGTAGCCGGCCACGCGGCGCATGACCTTGGGCACGCGCTTGGCGATTTCCTCTCGCTCCTGGCGGTAGAGCGCGCGCACCGTCTCCACGAGCCGCCGGTAGGCGGCGGGTCCCTCGATCGGCTCGCCCGCCGCCGGCACGGGCCCGAAGGTCAGCCGCTCGCCGCTCGCGAGCAGCGCCTCCACCGCCAGGACGTTATGCACCATGTTGCCGTAGGCGAGCGAACGCGCCCCGCAGCTGTTGTTGCCTGCCATGCCGCCCAACGTGGCCTGGGCGGCGGTGGACACGTCCACCGGATACCACAGCCCGTGGGGGCGCAGGAACGCGTTCAGGTGATCGAGCACGACGCCCGGCTGCACGGTGACGGTGCGCGCCTCGGGGTCGAACTCGATGATCTCGCGCAGGTACTTGCTGTGGTCGATGACGAGCGCTTCGCCCACCGTCTGGCCACACTGGGAGGTGCCGCCGCCCCGCGGCAGAACGGGCACGCCCAGATCGGCCGCGATGTCGAGGGCCCGGGCCGCGTCGGCCTCGCTTTTGGGTACCACTACGCCTACCGGCTCGATCTGGTAGATGGAGGCATCGGTCGAGTAGCGCCCGCGCGAAAACGCATCGAATAAGACCTCCCCTTCGATCTCGCGGGACAGCCGCTCGGCCAGCGCGCTCCTGACAGCGGCGGTGGGCACGCCAGTGGCCTGGAAGGCCCCGTCGTTCATGGATTCGCTGCCTTGGCAGCGGCGGTTTGGGCGGTGATGGCCTCCAGCACCACCAGCATCTTGTTGCCCAGGTGATTCTCCAGCAGCGCCTGCAGGCGGACGCTGTCGCGCTTGCAAAGGGCGTCGAGGATCTCCTCGTGCTCCTGCACCGCCTTGTCCCACCGCTCCCGCGACAGGTTGGCCATGTACCGGGCCCGGCGCACGTGGGCGTTCAGGTTCCGGTAAGTGGCCGCGAGCGTCGCGTTGCCCGTGGACTCCACCAGCTTGAGGTGGATCTGCTGGTTGTAGCGGAAATAACCCGCCAGGTCGCCGCGGGCGTAATGGGCCATCATCTGGTAGTGCAGCGCGCGGATTTCGGCGATGTCAGCCTCCGAGGCGTGGCGGCAGACAAGCTCGCCGGCCAGGCGCTCCAGCGCGCCCATGACCTCGAAGATTTCCTGAACCGAACGCAGCGTGAGCTGGGTGACCACCGCCCCCCGGTTGGGCAACAGCTCCACCAGCCCTTCCGTGGCCAGCACCTTCAGCGCTTCCCGCAGCGGTGTGCGGGAAATGCCCAACTGTTGACAGAGCACCCGCTCGTTGAGCCGGGCCCCGGGTGCCAACTCGCCCTGGACGATCATGTCCCGCAACCGCGCCGTCACCTCGTGATGCAGCGGCCGACGGTCAATCATTTTGTCCACGTGGGGAAAGGGGGTGATCTGGGCGCTCATGGAGGATCAAGCGAGGGGAAGAATTTGCATGCATAATACAATATGGTCAGACGAAAGGCAAACAAAGCTTTAAAATCCAGTTATAGCGGCAACTTATTGAATCTCTGTTTTTGAAAATAAAATTTTGTATACAAAATCGGCAGAAATCAGGTATAGTCAAACGCGCCGCCTCGGGACGTGGAAGCGCACGAGGCGCTGAGGCAGGCCCCACCTCCCCCATCGGAAAGGGTGTTATGCGCTACCCCAGCGGTCGTCATTTTCTGCAGATTCCCGGGCCGACCAACGTGCCGGACCGGGTGTTGCGCGCCATCGATCGGCCCACCATCGACCACCGGGGTCCCGAGTTCGGGCGCCTGGGCCGCGAAGTCCTCTCCGAAATTCGCCACATCTTCAAGACTCGCAACCCGGTGATCATCTACCCGGCGTCGGGCACCGGCGCGTGGGAGGCGGCGCTCGTGAACACCCTGTCGCCGGGTGATCGCGTCCTCATGTTCGAGACCGGCCACTTCGCGACGCTGTGGCACCGCATGGCGACCCGCCTGGGGCTGCAAGCCGAATTCGTGCCCGGGGACTGGCGCCACGGCGTGGACCCGGCCCTGATGGAAGCAAAGCTCGCCGAGGACAAGGCTCGCAGCATCAAGGCGGTGTGCGTGGTGCACAACGAAACGTCCACCGGGGTGACCAGCCGCATCGGCGAGATCCGCAAAGCCATCGATCGGACCGGACACCCGGCGCTCTTCATGGTGGACACCATCTCGTCGCTCGCCTCCATCGACTATCGGATGGACGAGTGGGGGGTGGATGTGACCGTGGCGGGCTCCCAGAAGGGTCTGATGTTGCCGCCGGGCCTGTCGTTCAACGCCGTCAGCGAAAAGGCCCTGGCCGCGTCCCGCCACGCCCGCCTGCCCAAGTCGTTCTGGGGCTGGGCGGAGATGCTGGAGGCCAACAAGACCGGCTATTTTCCCTATACGCCGGCCACCAACCTGCTCTACGGCTTGCGGGAAGCCATCGCCATGCTGCTCGAGGAGGGGCTCGAGAACGTGTTTGCGCGCCACAACCGGCACGCGGAAGCGACCCGGCGCGCCGTGCGGGCCTGGGGTCTGGAACTGTTGTGCCTGAACCCTGCGGAGTACAGCAGCTCGCTGACCGCGGTGCTGGTCCCGGAGGGCCACAACGCGGACGAGCTGCGCAGGGTGATCCTGGAAGCTTTCGACATGTCCCTGGGCAGCGGCCTGGGTAAGCTCCAAGGCAAGGTGTTCCGCATCGGCCACCTGGGCAGCTTCAACGATCTGATGCTCGCGGGCACGCTGTCGGGGGTGGAGATGGGGCTCGAGCTGGCCGGCGTGCCGCACCGGAAGGGTGGCGTGCAGGCGGCCCTGGATTACTTGGCCCAGGAGGCGGCGTCGCAGGCGCGGCCTGCCGCCCGAAGCGCCGCGTAGCTTTTCCCGGCCGGGGCGCCTACGCGCAGCCGGCCATGACACCAAGAGAGGAGGATGACCCATGAAGTTGCTACGGCTGCTGGTTTCGCTGCTCGCCTTTGTGACCCTGGCGCCTGCATCGGTTCGGGCAGAGCCCGTGGAACTGAAGTTCGGCCACGTGGGCGAGCCGGGGTCGCTCTTTGCGCTTTCGGCCGAGGAGTTCGCCAAGCGCGCCAACGCGAAGCTCGCCGACAAATACAAGGTGGTGGTCTACGGCTCCAGCCAGCTCGGCGGCGAC includes these proteins:
- a CDS encoding FAD-binding and (Fe-S)-binding domain-containing protein — translated: MNDGAFQATGVPTAAVRSALAERLSREIEGEVLFDAFSRGRYSTDASIYQIEPVGVVVPKSEADAARALDIAADLGVPVLPRGGGTSQCGQTVGEALVIDHSKYLREIIEFDPEARTVTVQPGVVLDHLNAFLRPHGLWYPVDVSTAAQATLGGMAGNNSCGARSLAYGNMVHNVLAVEALLASGERLTFGPVPAAGEPIEGPAAYRRLVETVRALYRQEREEIAKRVPKVMRRVAGYNLDMAADEGPFNMAHLLVGSEGTLAYFQRLKLKLASLPPHKTLGVVHFASFYKAMEATQHIVKLEPAAVELVDRTMIELAREMAQFRDTVKQFIRGEPEAILLVEFAGEDRAEQLARLRQLAELLADLGFPGAVVEVTEARLQKDVWEVRKAGLNIMMSMKGDGKPVSFIEDCAVPLEHLADYTERLTRVFEKHGTRGTWYAHASVGCLHVRPVLNMKSEEGARKMRAIAEEACALVKEYKGSYSGEHGDGLVRSEWIEPVYGPRLTRAFEALKRAFDPRGLMNPGKIVHPPPMDDRTLFRYKPGYRTIPLETVLDWSEHEAGERLGPGGGFAQAVEMCNNNGHCRKFDAGLMCPSYRVTRDEQHSTRGRANTLRLALSGQLGPDAFTSKEMYETLALCISCKGCKRECPTGVDMARMKIEFLYHYHQQHPRSLKERLVAHLPRYAPWAARLAPLANLRDRVPALARLSERLLGFSARRSWPQWHRDFFRGPREVPADGVAVPAPVGRRGNPATGEGKGPSPLPRGDGAPHPAGNARLRGRIPKGAPAPRSGAPADGVAVPALAGEVVLLPDTFNTYFEPENLRSALRVLAAAGYRVTVAAPLEGSRPLCCGRTYLAAGMVEEAREEARRLLAALKPFVQRGMAVVGLEPSCLLTLRDELPAMLPGAEAKALARQALLFEEFLVREQGAGRLELSFGSLKASRALVHGHCHQKAFGALPSVVEILKMIPGLEVETIESSCCGMAGAFGFDAAHIDLSLRMAEAALLPAVRAAGPDTLVVADGTSCRHQIRDGAGRTALHAARVLEQALLAPQP
- a CDS encoding GntR family transcriptional regulator, producing MSAQITPFPHVDKMIDRRPLHHEVTARLRDMIVQGELAPGARLNERVLCQQLGISRTPLREALKVLATEGLVELLPNRGAVVTQLTLRSVQEIFEVMGALERLAGELVCRHASEADIAEIRALHYQMMAHYARGDLAGYFRYNQQIHLKLVESTGNATLAATYRNLNAHVRRARYMANLSRERWDKAVQEHEEILDALCKRDSVRLQALLENHLGNKMLVVLEAITAQTAAAKAANP
- a CDS encoding pyridoxal-phosphate-dependent aminotransferase family protein — its product is MRYPSGRHFLQIPGPTNVPDRVLRAIDRPTIDHRGPEFGRLGREVLSEIRHIFKTRNPVIIYPASGTGAWEAALVNTLSPGDRVLMFETGHFATLWHRMATRLGLQAEFVPGDWRHGVDPALMEAKLAEDKARSIKAVCVVHNETSTGVTSRIGEIRKAIDRTGHPALFMVDTISSLASIDYRMDEWGVDVTVAGSQKGLMLPPGLSFNAVSEKALAASRHARLPKSFWGWAEMLEANKTGYFPYTPATNLLYGLREAIAMLLEEGLENVFARHNRHAEATRRAVRAWGLELLCLNPAEYSSSLTAVLVPEGHNADELRRVILEAFDMSLGSGLGKLQGKVFRIGHLGSFNDLMLAGTLSGVEMGLELAGVPHRKGGVQAALDYLAQEAASQARPAARSAA